The Halomonas qaidamensis genome includes the window TATTACCCAGTTTGTCTGTGACTTATTTGATGTACCTATTGCACTAATATCACTCGTTGATACAAAACGCCTATGGTTTAAGTCCCAGCAAGGACTGTCTGCCAGTGAAATGTGCCGAGATATTTCGCTGTGTGCACATGCTATTGCACTTAACGACATGCTCGTTGTTGAAAATACGCTTGATGATCCACGCTTTGCTGACAATCTGCTCGTCACTGGGACGCCACACGTTCGTTTTTATGCTGGCCAGCCGCTGCAACTGGCGGATGGCCTATCAGTAGGCACACTCTGTTTAATCGATCGTCAGCCGCGTTCGTTTAGTCAACACGACCGAGGCATTTTAAAAAGCATCGCGGGACAAGTGGAAGAGCTGCTGCGTCAGCATCAAATACGCAGAGCCTTGGCTCAAACCACGCGCCGTTATGAAGCGCTATTTAACGAAAGTGCCACGGGTATCGTGCGTATCGACCGTTCTGGCCATGTGTTAAGCATTAATCCTTTCGCACTTACGATGCTGGGTTATCAGCAGCACGAAGTGGTTGGTAACAATGTCGCGATGTTTACGCCTGAAACAATCAGCGCACATCACGACAGTTTTCTTGCCAATTTTTTAGCAGGCAGCGAGCCAAAGGTGATTGGTCGAGGCAGAGAAGTGGAAGCACTTCATAAAGACGGCCATTTAATTCCCGTTCATCTTGCTGTCAACGCCATCCATAATGAGCAAGGAAATGTTGCTGAATTCCTGGGCATTTTAACTAATCTAACCGAGGTTTATAATGCCACCCAACAAATCAATAAAGAACAAAGCCTGCTAAAAGTACTTCATCAAGGTATTACAGATTACCAAGCACTCATGTCGGTTGAGCAGCTATGGACATTCTTAATGGAAGCGCTGCGCGACCTTACCGATAGCGATTATGCGCTCATTGGAGAAGTGTTACCTACTGATACGACTAACGCACTTAAGATACACGCCATCACAGATCTTTCATGGAGCGATGATTCCAGGCACCTAATGGAGCGCCTACGTAGCGGTGATATGACGCTCACCAACCCTAACTCACTGTTAGGAAGGGTATTCGCCCACGGCGATGTCATTATGACTGACGACGTTTATCGCCATACGAAGCGCGGTGGTTTCCCACCAGGACACCCACGTTTAGGCAATTATTTGGGCGTACCTATTTTCAGTGGTGATAACCTCATTGGCATGTTTGCCATTGCAAACAGTAAACAGCCCTTAAACCAAGCGCTTTTAGACTGGCTTCAACCGTTTACCGATACATGTGCACTGCTCATTAACCTTTATCGCCAAATGGCCGAGCGCGAACAAGTTACCTGTGATTTGGCAACCGCTAGAGATCAGGCAGAGCAAGCCAATAAGGCAAAAAGTGAATTTCTGTCTTCAATGAGTCACGAATTGCGTACACCGCTTAACGCCATTATCGGCTTTGCTCAGCTGCTCGCAAAAGGTCGCCGTGATCCACTGAGTGAAAAGCAGCAGCGCCAAGTAGGGCAAATCGAGAAGAGTGGACAGCACCTGTTAAGCCTAATTAATGAAGTGCTGGATTTAGCAAAGATCGAAGCGGGTTACATAACTCTTTCGCTAGAACCCATGTTAATTGAAAACGTATTAGACGATGCCTGTACCACGCTAGAGGCGAACATCGATGCAGCAAATATTACGCTAACGCGTCATTCAGTGTCGCCAGCCTGCATGGTGTTAGCAGATTACACACGGGTAAAACAAGTACTGCTCAACCTGCTTTCCAACGCAATTAAATACAACCGAGCAAACGGCACTATTCACGTTAATATCGAGCCGGTTGGGTCCGAACTAAAGGTTAGCGTTATCGACTCAGGGCATGGCATTGCGCCAGAGCGTCAGCATGAGCTTTTTGAACCCTTTAACCGGTTAGATGCCGAGTATGGAGGCATTGAAGGCACTGGCATTGGCTTGGCCATTACGCGCGAACTGGTAGAGCGGATGAAGGGAAGCCTTGGTGTTGATAGCCAGCCGGATAAGGGCTCTACTTTTTGGTTTACGCTGCCCATTGCCGAAGAACAACCTAGCGAACACGAACAGACCTCTCTTTCTAGCGCCATGGACACTGCCAGTAACGCCCAACCTTTCTTCACTCTGCTATATATCGAAGATAATCCCGCCAACCAGCGGCTTATGGAAGATATCATAGACGACTTTCACTCGATAAAACTGCAGGTTGTCGCAAGCGCCGAACTTGGTTTAGATATCATGCGCCACTCACCCCCTAATCTTGTTCTAATGGATATCCACCTACCGGGCATGAATGGGTTTCAAGCATTAGATATTATTCAAAACGATTCGGCGCTAAAACATATAAATGTAATTGCGTTATCTGCCAACGCGATGGAACGTGACTTACAACATGGACTAGCAGCAGGGTTTGCTGACTATCTGACGAAACCTATCGATATTGATAAACTAACGGCCTCACTTAATCGATTCATCACTACTGCACCCCCAAGAGCGCAGCCATGAGCCTGAACCACAAACACATCCTTGTGGTGGATGATAATTCCATTAATGTCAACCTGTTATTAGACCTGTTGGATGAGCATGGTTTTGAAAATGCCCATGGCCTAAACGACCCACGCGAAGTACTAACACATTGCCAGCAAACGTTACCTGACCTGATTCTGCTGGATATACGAATGCCTTACCTGGATGGGTATACGGTTATTAATCAGCTGCAAACAGAGTTTGGGCATAATACCCCGCCAATTATTATTCTCACCGCACAGATTGATGATGAAACCCGACACCGTTCACTCAGCATGGGCGTGCGCGACTTCGTCACAAAACCGTTCCAACATGACGAAGTGCTGCAGCGCATTCGCATTACATTGAACGTTGAACACCGTTATCAGGTTCGCAATCAACAGGCAGACACGCTAGAACGCATGGTGGCAAAGCGCACCAAAGAGCTGAATCGTCAGTCTCGTACCGACCCTATTACCCAATTAGCTAATCGTCGCGCGCTCACCCAAATGCTCCGCGAAGCAGCATTGCGAGGAACGGGAACGGGGCTACTTTTTATTGTCCTGGATCACCTAGACGATGTGATTAAGCTACATGGTTACGGTGTCGCTGATAAATTAATGATGCATATTAGCAGTCAGTTGTCAGCCAAGCTCAGCGAGCAGTGCCAACTAGGCTTATG containing:
- a CDS encoding ATP-binding protein; protein product: MQAADFPENEHQRLAALHALQVLDTPADEAFDRITQFVCDLFDVPIALISLVDTKRLWFKSQQGLSASEMCRDISLCAHAIALNDMLVVENTLDDPRFADNLLVTGTPHVRFYAGQPLQLADGLSVGTLCLIDRQPRSFSQHDRGILKSIAGQVEELLRQHQIRRALAQTTRRYEALFNESATGIVRIDRSGHVLSINPFALTMLGYQQHEVVGNNVAMFTPETISAHHDSFLANFLAGSEPKVIGRGREVEALHKDGHLIPVHLAVNAIHNEQGNVAEFLGILTNLTEVYNATQQINKEQSLLKVLHQGITDYQALMSVEQLWTFLMEALRDLTDSDYALIGEVLPTDTTNALKIHAITDLSWSDDSRHLMERLRSGDMTLTNPNSLLGRVFAHGDVIMTDDVYRHTKRGGFPPGHPRLGNYLGVPIFSGDNLIGMFAIANSKQPLNQALLDWLQPFTDTCALLINLYRQMAEREQVTCDLATARDQAEQANKAKSEFLSSMSHELRTPLNAIIGFAQLLAKGRRDPLSEKQQRQVGQIEKSGQHLLSLINEVLDLAKIEAGYITLSLEPMLIENVLDDACTTLEANIDAANITLTRHSVSPACMVLADYTRVKQVLLNLLSNAIKYNRANGTIHVNIEPVGSELKVSVIDSGHGIAPERQHELFEPFNRLDAEYGGIEGTGIGLAITRELVERMKGSLGVDSQPDKGSTFWFTLPIAEEQPSEHEQTSLSSAMDTASNAQPFFTLLYIEDNPANQRLMEDIIDDFHSIKLQVVASAELGLDIMRHSPPNLVLMDIHLPGMNGFQALDIIQNDSALKHINVIALSANAMERDLQHGLAAGFADYLTKPIDIDKLTASLNRFITTAPPRAQP